Proteins encoded by one window of Triplophysa rosa linkage group LG19, Trosa_1v2, whole genome shotgun sequence:
- the kif20a gene encoding kinesin-like protein KIF20A isoform X2: MALTLASPCGILSDDDECGAVFESTAADIGGLMRSQRFVSHLPEISVITAAADSLTPAKALKGDVSRRGSADDGSEKLKVFLRIRPLTEAEKERGGEQGCVNVQSEDSLLLIAPKDSNNMKNAERGVAQSLHKFTFTKIFGAQTSQQEVYDHTIREMVRDVLRGENRLLYTYGVTNSGKTYTIQGSGGEAGLLPRALVSVFLKLSGRLYSAMDLKPVLSQEVRKLDASEVRAEETGREALLKEDESRLRAGLSWDSGIGGLSATSHIATQLEDSDGVCLEANGLSLSGGEDLEEGAQFSVWVSFYEIYNEFLYDLLDAPPSLQSRKRATLRLSDDKYGNPYVKDLTWIHVRSAEEAWKVLKVGHRNQSFSSTQLNHNSSRSHSIFTIRVLQVQPQADLRQTTRISELSVCDLAGSERCKDQQNGERMKEANNINTSLLTLGRCITALRHNQTNKSRPPLVVPFRDSKLTRVLQSFFCGHGRSCMVVNINPCASTYDETLQALKFSAIATQLVHGPCSKTRVAYILSLLREQQAPQNDTTLLEEEEEEEEEESDEEGDITMFDPEGLLKAIDVLKREVLRQRQEKEELEVKVREEVCAEMMEVISRMQDDFSETLENERDLMENRCENKINILKSSLKKYYSQELEERDEEVRELSAALKEREESGIAPAPMFPPVTDANAPRRSRRVASTHARNTEHECLELMQCKAKLDQCKAELDQCKAELDLRQTELRLKTLELKRFQENPSFSGTTNTVTITAERKLEEGQRNLKQLRMELQMLGVKLQSGERACCRNTDGEKLRHALASADSKLAKQIVKIHAKNKMHTITWK, from the exons ATGGCCCTGACATTAGCGTCTCCTTGCGGAATACTGTCCGATGATGATGAATGCGGGGCCGTCTTTGAATCCACGGCTGCTGATATTGGAGGTCTCATGAGATCTCAGCGGTTTGTGTCCCATCTCCCAGAGATTTCAGTCATAACCGCTGCTGCAGACTCTCTAACACCAGCTAAAGCG CTCAAGGGGGATGTAAGCAGAAGAGGCAGCGCTGATGATGGATCAGAGAAGCTGAAGGTCTTCCTGAGAATTCGTCCTCTTACCGAGGCTGAGAAGGAGCGGGGAGGGGAGCAG GGCTGTGTGAATGTGCAGTCTGAGGACAGCCTCCTGCTCATAGCGCCCAAAGACTCCAACAACATGAAGAACGCAGAGCGAGGGGTTGCACAAAGCCTGCATAAGTTTACATTCACTAag ATTTTTGGAGCACAAACTTCTCAGCAGGAAGTTTATGATCACACCATACGAGAGATGGTGCGAGATGTTCTGCGTGGAGAGAATCGCCTCCTCTATACCTATGGTGTGACCAACTCTGGCAAAACCTATACCATACAAG GGAGCGGTGGAGAGGCAGGTCTGTTGCCACGGGCGTTGGTGTCTGTATTCCTTAAGCTATCTGGCCGACTGTACTCTGCCATGGACCTCAAGCCTGTACTGAGCCAGGAGGTCCGTAAACTGGACGCCAGCGAGGTCCGCGCTGAGGAAACAGGGCGTGAAGCTCTGCTGAAAGAG GATGAGTCCAGGCTGCGTGCAGGTCTGTCTTGGGACAGCGGCATCGGTGGACTCTCAGCTACCAGTCATATAGCAACACAGCTCGAAG ATTCAGATGGCGTTTGTTTGGAGGCGAACGGTTTGTCCCTCAGTGGTGGGGAGGATCTGGAGGAGGGGGCGCAGTTCTCAGTTTGGGTCTCGTTTTATGAGATCTACAACGAATTTCTGTACGATCTTTTGGATGCTCCGCCTTCTCTTCAGTCCCGCAAGAGAGCCACTCTACGCCTCAGCGATGACAAATATGGAAACCCTTATGTGAAAG ATCTGACATGGATTCACGTACGAAGTGCAGAAGAAGCCTGGAAAGTGCTTAAGGTTGGACATCGTAACCAAAGCTTTTCCAGCACTCAGCTAAACCACAACTCCAGCCGCAG TCATAGCATCTTTACCATCCGTGTTCTACAAGTGCAGCCCCAAGCGGATCTGAGACAGACGACCCGAATCAGCGA GCTTTCGGTGTGTGATCTGGCTGGATCGGAGCGCTGTAAGGATCAGCAGAACggagagagaatgaaagaggCGAATAAtatcaacacctccctgctcacacTGGGCCGCTGCATCACTGCTCTGAGACACAATCAGACCAATAA GTCACGTCCTCCCCTGGTCGTTCCATTCAGAGACAGCAAGTTAACCAGAGTCCTCCAGAGCTTCTTCTGTGGTCACGGACGCTCTTGCATGGTGGTCAACATCAACCCTTGCGCCTCCACCTATGACGAGACCCTCCAAGCGCTCAAGTTCTCTGCCATCGCCACACAG CTGGTGCACGGCCCGTGCAGTAAGACACGTGTGGCGTACATCTTGTCGCTGCTCCGTGAGCAGCAAGCTCCTCAAAACGACACCACACTGCtagaagaggaagaggaagaggaagaggaggagagcGATGAGGAAGGAGACATCACCATGTTTGACCCTGAG GGCCTCCTGAAGGCCATCGACGTTCTGAAGCGCGAGGTGCTACGTCAGCGGCAGGAGAAAGAAGAACTGGAGGTCAAGGTTCGAGAGGAGGTGTGTGCTGAAATGATGGAGGTCATCAGCCGCATGCAGGATGACTTCAG TGAGACGCTGGAGAACGAGAGGGATCTGATGGAGAACAGGTGCGAGAACAAGATCAACATCCTGAAAAGCAGCTTGAAAAAATATTACAGCCAAGAATTAGAG GAACGAGACGAGGAGGTCAGAGAACTTAGTGCTGCTCTcaaagagagggaagagagcgGTATAGCCCCAGCTCCCATGTTCCCGCCTGTGACGGACGCTAATGCTCCCCGCCGCTCACGCCGCGTGGCTTCAACACACGCACGCAACACAGAACACGAGTGCCTAGAGCTCATGCAGTGTAAAGCCAAGCTGGATCAGTGTAAAGCCGAGCTGGACCAGTGTAAAGCCGAGCTGGACCTCAGGCAAACTGAACTGCGGCTGAAAACACTCG AACTGAAGCGCTTCCAAGAAAATCCTTCTTTCTCTGGCACCACCAACACAGTGACGATTACAGCTGAGAGGAAACTAGAGGAGGGTCAGAGG
- the LOC130570447 gene encoding interferon-induced very large GTPase 1-like, whose protein sequence is MDDEYEDNMEDDQQTNTSGAQSESYLEEVAKIQDVLAPGGIFVEYIRTNSVTLVWDPPDSISSFELTYSSATTTKTSVISNVKTIEVEGLCPETEYTFSLVSVSENGVRSVGVTTTACTKPVPPENFKVENVSATSVTLIWDAAGCMKKFNLLCCQNREIIQKMTTEIGTVAFSDLNPGNKYSFHIATVLTNGDRSKEAVTYAQTKTKLHSLLQDLGLEQYYPNKLSLSAVLQIDKRSVTDEPAQSLACLPWLFLKKLMMVNVTARSVKYSLPSEEREDLSSLDIYNDPMDLLNDENSSVNPLDIVTALFLCSDGFLQQEMVAKMSMCQFSVPLLLPNCDTQQCTFILWAMRDIVKKFRPHSLSDPRGFVEDRIVHSKLPLVSFVRLGDCSFSKSQILNKLFSNPQQYHDTFVHHGMDFGDISRRISDGLVEISWYLPCGNKNIDVFPEPLAFANLRGDISTFETQYTFLCQTSTAVFVFFDTLNTNLKFLTNQHAKAQFFLVGNRQSKALNMEHLKSIASEMSLKKNNIILKTNQNDASFVKQLHSSISYIINRLPNKVCLEEMDTTAHELGILVDEDIKECQNAKNNAHGITKNIQDTLHFKEVQLPLQGKIWKDLAKLEKEECRLRKAGGQNIETYKSDLQMKKTELRKQQSKYDISQAMTCFVTALTSSSLERSFFLKWMRMNLDNVSRESLSSLRELYKEKSQSSENKEEIKQLDQQISSSSLGTEHFLREMGQLYEAAVSLPENVESRKQMLHLPRLCAELMLDGFPLELVDGDASNIPLRWVNDVLQHLNSLVQPNNKIMVVTVLGVQSTGKSTLLNTMFGVQFAVSSGRCTRGAFMQLIRVTEDIKGELDCDYLVIIDTEGLKSPELAKLDDSHEHDNELATLVVGLSDITIINIAMENCTEMKDILQIVVHAFLRMKEIGKKPKCQFVHQNVADVSAYDKNMRDRKILLEQLNEMTEAASKMENKHEYKSFTDVMEYDPETCNWYIPGLWHGNPPMAPVNAGYSEAVYDLKKNMVAVVKKQRTQITRSNITEFLEWTKSLWNSVKYENFIFSFRNSLVADAYMRLCTEFHKWEWLFKKHMHSWLTGAEARVSNFEMMKLKSDKSDLQDLLRRLKQEAVTKLDTLEKTTMENLSRYFEQTEGHVYLVEKYREDFASSVKSVRREIQSSLWTYLESIVDIRRGMNNLDNIKKTFTNTMEKKVLVLLEELRKRNSSRSDAQTTDKDLDDSFEKIWQETVNELSFAGLKERNIFNYVFRQLRENMKQKGGFVTEQLNQVKLKDYGTGPFIVKKEHFFKELWKRLFSDNSTMDLQVMADDLIFTCSQLVQEKTETQSDYHDTYIQEILHIIDGRFASNKNMGFSDEFELSLKLYICGFSARKFEHMHKCFITKNDPRRCLDQFKDKYCNDFKDLFDDRDQCQRKAEEFTQLCLSPAAETFIYSSLGPDIVDAMLQGKNAFQFSTRAFFQYSLLMHLLNEDRFELYFEYILTYERFVKRWILGQVTEQFSNGHELFELEERHLKGITKETLEAIKMTQNETKEGGIKGFIHSICRKLGQKLVIPKDALETVMALNNSSQEPFARWLIKSVEEMEQSLKKKLKEDNIQSKLRKLQMKPQDELFKRVFGCGKQCPFCKSPCEAGGGAHTEHCASVHRPQGLGLYRFLQSKKLVTDICSTDVHSEAQFQCHETNYENHPYKRYREIFPDWHIPADPSIEASNYWKYVMARFNTKFAESYDALPADIPFLWKMITKQQALTSLKESFSIK, encoded by the exons ATGGATGAT GAATACGAAGATAACATGGAAGACGATCAACAGACTAATACTTCAGGAGCACAATCTGAGTCATATCTGGAGGAAGTTGCCAAGATACAAG ATGTCCTTGCGCCAGGTGGAATTTTTGTGGAGTATATTAGGACCAATTCTGTTACTCTTGTTTGGGATCCCCCAGACAGCATATCTTCATTTGAACTTACGTACTCTAGTGCCACAACCACAAAGACCTCTGTTATCTCAAATGTCAAAACTATAGAAGTGGAAGGTCTTTGTCCAGAAACGGAGTACACGTTCAGCCTGGTTTCAGTATCAGAAAATGGTGTGCGAAGTGTGGGGGTTACAACGACTGCGTGCACCA AGCCAGTTCCACCTGAAAACTTCAAGGTTGAGAATGTGAGCGCCACATCAGTTACTCTCATTTGGGATGCAGCTGGCTGTATGAAGAAATTTAATTTACTCTGCTGCCAGAATCGAGAAATCATTCAGAAAATGACAACAGAAATAGGCACTGTGGCTTTTAGTGACCTGAATCCGGGAAATAAGTACTCCTTTCACATTGCAACAGTGCTTACAAATGGCGACAGAAGTAAAGAAGCAGTGACATATGCTCAAACCA AAACCAAACTTCATAGCCTCTTGCAGGATTTGGGATTGGAGCAGTATTACCCCAACAAACTCTCACTCAGCGCTGTGCTACAGATCGACAAGAGGTCAGTAACAGATGAGCCAGCTCAGTCTCTAGCATGTTTACCATGGCTGTTCCTGAAGAAACTGATGATGGTGAACGTCACTGCAAGAAGTGTCAAATATTCTCTCCCATCTGAGGAGAGAGAAGATTTGTCAAGCTTAGACATTTACAACGATCCAATGGATTTACTTAATGATGAGAACAGCAGTGTGAACCCTTTAGACATAGTGACAGCTCTGTTTCTTTGTTCGGATGGTTTCCTACAGCAAGAAATGGTCGCGAAAATGTCAATGTGTCAGTTCTCTGTACCATTACTTCTTCCAAACTGTGACACTCAACAGTGCACATTCATTCTTTGGGCCATGAGAGATATTGTGAAGAAATTTAGACCTCACTCACTGTCAGATCCAAGAGGCTTTGTGGAAGACAGAATTGTTCACTCTAAGCTTCCCCTAGTGTCCTTTGTCAGACTTGGGGATTGCAGCTTCTCTAAATCTCAGATCCTAAACAAGCTGTTCAGCAACCCCCAACAGTATCACGATACATTTGTACATCATGGCATGGATTTTGGAGATATTTCGAGAAGGATATCAGATGGCTTAGTTGAGATCAGTTGGTATCTGCCTTGTGGAAACAAAAACATTGATGTCTTTCCCGAACCACTTGCTTTTGCAAACCTGAGAGGTGACATCAGTACCTTTGAAACACAGTACACCTTCTTATGTCAGACCTCCACTGCCGTTTTTGTGTTCTTTGACACTCTGAATACAAACCTTAAGTTTCTCACCAACCAACATGCTAAAGCACAGTTTTTTTTAGTGGGTAACCGACAGAGCAAAGCTCTTAATATGGAGCATCTGAAAAGCATAGCCTCCGAAATGAGtctgaagaaaaacaacataatcCTTAAGACCAATCAAAACGATGCCAGTTTTGTCAAACAGCTGCATTCTTCAATAAGTTACATTATTAATAGACTGCCAAACAAAGTATGTCTTGAGGAGATGGACACTACTGCACATGAACTTGGGATTCTAGTTGATGAAGACATCAAAGAGTGTCAGAACGCCAAAAACAATGCACATGGCATTACCAAGAACATACAGGATACGCTGCACTTCAAAGAGGTTCAACTTCCCCTTCAAGGTAAAATCTGGAAAGATTTGGCAAAATTGGAAAAAGAGGAATGCAGACTCCGTAAAGCAGGAGGACAAAACATAGAGACGTACAAGAGCGATCTCCAGATGAAAAAGACTGAACTCAGGAAACAACAGAGTAAATATGACATCTCACAGGCAATGACCTGCTTTGTTACTGCACTAACAAGCTCAAGCCTGGAGAGATCTTTTTTCCTGAAGTGGATGCGTATGAATCTTGACAATGTCTCCCGTGAAAGCCTCTCTAGTCTCCGAGAGCTATACAAAGAAAAGAGTCAATCTTcagaaaacaaagaggaaatTAAACAGCTCGACCAACAAATCTCCAGTAGTTCTTTAGGAACAGAGCACTTTTTGCGCGAAATGGGACAACTTTATGAAGCTGCAGTGTCACTTCCAGAAAATGTAGAATCACGTAAACAAATGCTCCACTTACCCAGACTATGTGCTGAGCTAATGTTGGATGGCTTCCCTCTGGAGCTGGTCGATGGAGATGCATCGAATATTCCTCTCAGATGGGTAAATGATGTGCTTCAGCATTTAAACTCTTTGGTGCAGCCCAATAATAAAATCATGGTAGTGACAGTTTTAGGAGTCCAGAGCACAGGAAAGTCCACTTTGCTGAACACCATGTTTGGTGTTCAGTTTGCAGTCAGCAGTGGAAGATGCACCAGAGGAGCATTCATGCAACTGATCAGGGTCACAGAAGACATCAAAGGAGAACTTGACTGTGATTATTTAGTCATAATTGACACTGAAGGCCTGAAATCTCCTGAGCTTGCCAAATTAGATGATAGTCATGAACATGACAATGAATTAGCCACCCTTGTTGTTGGTTTGAGCGATATCACAATCATCAATATTGCCATGGAGAACTGCACAGAGATGAAGGATATTCTGCAGATTGTTGTCCATGCTTTCCTGAGGATGAAGGAAATAGGCAAAAAACCCAAATGTCAGTTTGTCCACCAAAATGTTGCAGATGTATCAGCATACGATAAGAACATGAGAGACCGGAAGATCCTTCTGGAGCAGCTGAATGAGATGACAGAGGCAGCATCTAAAATGGAGAACAAGCATGAGTATAAAAGCTTTACTGATGTCATGGAGTATGATCCAGAAACTTGCAACTGGTACATACCCGGACTCTGGCATGGTAATCCTCCAATGGCACCAGTGAATGCTGGCTACTCTGAGGCTGTCTATGACCTTAAAAAGAATATGGTTGCCGTGGTTAAGAAACAAAGAACACAAATCACAAGATCCAACATAACTGAATTTTTGGAGTGGACAAAAAGCTTGTGGAATTCAGTGAAATATGAAAATTTCATATTTAGCTTCAGGAATAGCTTGGTGGCGGATGCATACATGAGACTGTGCACAGAATTCCATAAATGGGAATGGTTGTTCAAGAAGCACATGCACTCTTGGTTAACTGGAGCTGAAGCTAGGGTGTCAAACTTTGAGATGATGAAACTGAAATCAGACAAGTCAGACCTTCAAGATCTGTTACGCAGACTGAAACAAGAAGCTGTCACAAAGCTAGACACACTGGAAAAGACCACTATGGAAAACCTTTCCAGATACTTTGAGCAAACAGAAGGTCATGTCTACCTTGTGGAAAAATACAGAGAAGATTTTGCGAGCAGTGTAAAATCTGTCAGGAGGGAAATTCAGAGCTCTCTGTGGACATATCTTGAGTCAATAGTAGATATCAGAAGAGGAATGAATAATCTGGACAACATCAAGAAAACATTCACCAATACAATGGAGAAAAAAGTGCTGGTTCTACTTGAAGAGTTACGAAAAAGAAACAGCTCAAGAAGTGATGCACAGACAACTGATAAGGACCTTGACGATTCTTTTGAAAAAATATGGCAAGAAACTGTCAACGAGCTGTCATTTGCTGGCTTGAAGGAAAGAAAcatatttaattatgttttcAGACAACTCCGAGAGAACATGAAGCAGAAGGGAGGTTTTGTAACAGAGCAGTTAAATCAAGTGAAGCTGAAAGATTATGGTACAGGGCCctttatagtaaaaaaagaacacTTTTTCAAAGAATTGTGGAAACGCTTATTCAGTGATAACTCTACTATGGATCTACAGGTAATGGCAGATGATTTAATCTTCACATGCTCTCAGTTAGTGCAGGAAAAGACTGAGACTCAGTCAGATTATCATGACACCTACATTCAGGAGATCTTACACATAATTGATGGAAGATTTGCTTCAAACAAGAATATGGGATTTTCAGATGAATTTGAACTATCCCTCAAACTGTACATTTGTGGGTTCTCTGCAAGAAAATTTGAACACATGCACAAGTGCTTTATTACGAAAAACGACCCACGTAGATGCCTGGATCAGTTTAAAGACAAGTACTGCAATGATTTCAAAGACCTCTTCGATGATCGTGATCAGTGTCAGAGAAAGGCTGAAGAATTCACTCAACTGTGCTTGAGTCCTGCAGCTGAAACATTCATCTACAGCTCCTTGGGTCCAGACATTGTTGATGCAATGCTTCAGGGTAAAAATGCATTTCAATTCAGCACTCGTGCATTTTTCCAATACTCTCTCTTAATGCATCTTCTAAATGAAGACCGTTTTGAACTGTATTTCGAATACATATTAACCTATGAACGTTTTGTTAAGAGATGGATATTAGGTCAAGTCACAGAACAGTTTTCTAATGGACATGAACTGTTTGAGCTGGAGGAGCGTCATCTCAAAGGAATCACCAAGGAGACATTAGAAGCCATCAAAATgacacagaatgaaacaaaagaaGGTGGCATCAAAGGATTCATACACAGCATATGTAGGAAACTTGGACAAAAACTTGTCATTCCCAAAGATGCTCTAGAAACAGTGATGGCCCTAAACAATTCATCTCAAGAGCCATTTGCACGTTGGCTAATCAAATCCGTAGAGGAAATGGAACAGTCACTGAAGAAAAAACTCAAAGAAGACAACATACAGAGCAAACTGCGAAAACTCCAGATGAAACCCCAGGATGAGCTCTTCAAGCGTGTGTTTGGATGTGGCAAACAGTGTCCATTCTGCAAATCTCCATGTGAGGCGGGTGGAGGTGCTCACACTGAACACTGTGCCTCAGTACACAGACCTCAGGGACTCGGCCTGTACAGATTTTTGCAAAGTAAAAAATTGGTGACTGACATCTGTTCAACAGATGTCCACAGTGAAGCACAGTTTCAGTGTCATGAGACCAATTATGAAAACCATCCCTACAAAAGATATAGAGAAATCTTTCCTGACTGGCACATCCCTGCTGATCCCAGCATAGAGGCCTCAAATTACTGGAAGTATGTGATGGCACGATTCAACACTAAATTCGCTGAATCATACGATGCTCTCCCTGCCGATATACCCTTTCTTTGGAAAATGATCACAAAGCAGCAAGCATTGACTAGTCTAAAAGAGTCTTTCAGCATCAAATAA